TGTATTTTTTGCATTTGCCACTCTTTCGAATATTTTTGAAAGTGCTTTTTGAGGTACTATGATTTTGGTTTTAATTTTATCTACCTTTATTACAGGTAGATTGATGTCCAAATGTTTTTCTAAATAATCTATAATTTGAACCTTTCTGCTTATAGTTGGTGGTACGAAAACTACTGCATTTACTTCAGTGTTTTGCATAAGGCTTAAGACCCGTTGACGGATTTCTGTTACAATTATTTTCATTAGTGATTTGTTTTGCCCTTGTTTTGCATAATGCATCAAAGTACCCAAGCGGGTTTTTCCAAATCGTTCTATAACATAAAAGTCAAGGTAAAATAATTGATCTACGCCTATCTGTCCGATTCCGTTCGTATTCTTTAACTTCTCCATTCCATCTATTAGTCCGTTTTCGTTAGAATAAACTAAATATTTGTCTTTCGTTTGGATGAATTCAGATATTGTTTTCTCCAAAGGTAAACTTTGTCTTTCGCACCAATATTTCATTGCTTCAAAACCTTCCAATTTTTCACCCAAAGGATTTATTGCTATGAAGTGTCGCTGTAGAAAAACTTCATCCTCATAACTTACGACAGAGTCGCTCTTCATAATACTCTCTTCTTGAAGAGAATAAAAGACCTTTGGTGGTATCCCAACCTTTTTAATAAGTTTTTCATCTTCCAAATCCAACAAAACCTTATGAATATATTGACGAGAAATCTTTAATTCAAGAGCTATTTCATGAACGCTTATTTGGCCATGTTTATTGATAATTTGCAGTACCTTATCTTTTGTTTTCATACTGCAAATATACTTAGTTTACAGTTAAGTATTTACTGTAAACTATTTAATTTTTTTTTATGATAGTTTGTGTAAATTCATTCAGTAAAATAGCATATTCAAAAGGTCATTTCCCTTAGAATAACGTGAATTCGAGGGGTATTTCATGCGGAACTTCTATCGTCTCTCTAAATAATATATTGTAAATAAATGTATAATTCATCGAACTCACTTCAGAATAACTATCAATTGATAATATC
The genomic region above belongs to Saprospiraceae bacterium and contains:
- a CDS encoding HTH domain-containing protein; this encodes MKTKDKVLQIINKHGQISVHEIALELKISRQYIHKVLLDLEDEKLIKKVGIPPKVFYSLQEESIMKSDSVVSYEDEVFLQRHFIAINPLGEKLEGFEAMKYWCERQSLPLEKTISEFIQTKDKYLVYSNENGLIDGMEKLKNTNGIGQIGVDQLFYLDFYVIERFGKTRLGTLMHYAKQGQNKSLMKIIVTEIRQRVLSLMQNTEVNAVVFVPPTISRKVQIIDYLEKHLDINLPVIKVDKIKTKIIVPQKALSKIFERVANAKNTFVIPNQQHYDHVLIIDDAIGSGATINEIALKIKEKNIATKITGLAVTGSFKGFDVISEI